A window of Polaribacter litorisediminis contains these coding sequences:
- a CDS encoding CoA-binding protein, protein MKNKTLVLGASTNPNRYSNIAIKRLRDKKLSVVALGLKKGKVLDVILDDEKQDYENIDSVTLYLNPKRQKEYYNYIIGLKPRRVIFNPGTENAEFEKLLVKNNIEVEIACTLVLLSTNQY, encoded by the coding sequence ATGAAAAATAAAACATTAGTACTTGGTGCATCTACAAACCCTAACAGATATTCTAACATTGCTATTAAAAGATTAAGAGATAAAAAACTGTCTGTAGTAGCATTAGGCTTGAAAAAAGGAAAGGTTTTAGATGTGATTCTTGATGATGAAAAGCAAGATTACGAAAATATTGATAGTGTTACTTTATATTTAAATCCTAAGCGGCAGAAAGAATATTATAATTATATAATCGGATTAAAACCTAGAAGAGTTATTTTTAATCCTGGAACAGAAAATGCGGAATTTGAAAAACTTTTAGTAAAAAATAATATTGAGGTTGAAATTGCTTGTACATTAGTTTTACTATCAACAAACCAGTACTAA
- a CDS encoding outer membrane beta-barrel protein, with protein sequence MKKLLLFIMFIASANSFSQLAKNNLLKPGLITGKVIDNNSKEGLPYVNIVVRDMSKKIITGGITDENGFFKIKDIPMGNSFVEVQYIGYKIFSKKIEITNSSKEINLDTIFLIEDSASLDEVIIRAETSTVVQKVDRKVINVGKDLTSAGTTASELLNNVQSVSVDSQTGNISLRGNENVRVLVDGKPTNISAAQLLKQLPSSSIKSIELITNPSAKYNPEGMSGIINIILNKNANMGFNGSIDAGITAGHYVRYNTSTNVNYKSGKVNIFGNYGFNGGDNYNFGYVNRPDANRLQDFIFQNDNTSHLIKLGADIYLDEKNTFSFYTTQNWYDGNGRARILVLENGVTLSNAPFLQLQENQTGAYNINYKREFEKEGHHIEFEATYSDTTAPEDSENSNLTSNSTDDDFKVLNFTNDILREQNNTLINLDYTNPISEKGKLELGLEYREDNTSNINNTDQEEIIFDNQGNATIQPLGNSDFDYGRKIYSAYANYGHSFGKVTMQLGARLEQFEATGNFNRVGNTSENVEQDIFSIYPSAFFTFNPSEKNQFQLSYSRRVDRPGIGQVNPIREWSTPLITSIGNPAILPQFTNSFEVNYTRKIKNGSVTFGTFYRAISDNISRVTYKDPNDPTNVKQILSWTNFDDTDAFGLEFSVNYKVANWWSLNSSMDFYSQKQFGTVDLVNPNAERLEVTNQVFNSRISNSFKISKKLNIQLFAMYRGPQEDIQWKTQNMWMINTGASLKVLDDKGTLNFRVNDIFRGMKFAFNSDRPFVQNGQFNWESQTAYLGFNYRFGNGKNRAKQRRQRDDNIKSGGGGF encoded by the coding sequence ATGAAAAAATTATTACTATTTATAATGTTTATTGCATCGGCAAATTCTTTTAGCCAATTAGCAAAAAACAACCTTCTAAAACCTGGATTAATAACCGGTAAAGTAATCGATAATAACTCTAAAGAAGGTTTACCCTATGTAAACATTGTGGTAAGAGACATGTCAAAAAAAATTATTACTGGAGGTATTACGGATGAAAACGGATTTTTTAAAATAAAAGACATCCCTATGGGAAACAGCTTTGTAGAAGTTCAGTATATAGGATATAAAATATTTTCTAAAAAAATAGAAATTACAAATTCATCTAAGGAAATAAATTTAGATACTATTTTTTTAATCGAAGATAGCGCTTCTTTAGATGAAGTAATTATCCGAGCAGAAACTTCTACGGTTGTTCAAAAAGTAGATAGAAAGGTAATTAATGTTGGTAAAGATTTAACTTCTGCTGGTACTACTGCTTCTGAATTGTTAAACAATGTACAATCTGTGAGTGTAGATAGCCAAACAGGGAACATTAGTTTAAGAGGAAATGAAAACGTTCGTGTTTTGGTAGACGGAAAACCAACCAATATTTCTGCAGCTCAATTATTAAAACAGCTTCCTTCTAGTTCTATTAAAAGCATCGAATTGATTACCAATCCATCGGCAAAATACAACCCAGAAGGCATGAGCGGCATTATCAATATTATTTTAAATAAAAACGCCAACATGGGCTTTAATGGTTCTATTGATGCAGGAATTACTGCGGGTCATTATGTACGTTATAACACCTCTACAAATGTAAATTACAAAAGCGGAAAAGTAAATATCTTTGGTAATTATGGTTTTAATGGCGGTGATAATTACAATTTTGGATATGTAAACAGACCTGATGCCAATAGATTACAAGACTTTATATTTCAGAATGATAATACATCTCATTTAATAAAATTAGGGGCAGATATTTATTTAGACGAAAAAAATACCTTCTCTTTTTACACAACTCAAAATTGGTATGATGGCAATGGAAGAGCAAGAATACTTGTTTTAGAAAATGGCGTGACACTTTCAAATGCACCTTTTTTACAATTGCAAGAAAATCAAACAGGAGCTTACAACATTAATTACAAAAGGGAGTTTGAAAAAGAAGGACATCATATTGAGTTTGAGGCGACTTATTCTGATACAACTGCCCCTGAAGATTCTGAAAACAGCAACTTAACCTCAAATTCTACTGATGATGATTTTAAAGTTTTAAACTTCACAAACGACATTTTAAGAGAACAAAATAATACTTTAATCAATTTAGATTATACGAATCCTATTTCGGAAAAAGGAAAATTAGAATTGGGTTTAGAATACAGAGAAGACAATACTTCTAACATCAATAATACAGACCAAGAAGAAATTATTTTCGATAATCAAGGAAATGCCACCATACAACCTCTAGGAAATTCTGATTTTGATTACGGCAGAAAAATTTATTCTGCTTATGCAAATTATGGTCATAGTTTTGGTAAAGTTACCATGCAATTAGGAGCAAGATTAGAGCAATTTGAAGCTACTGGTAATTTTAATAGAGTTGGTAATACCTCTGAAAATGTGGAGCAAGATATATTTAGTATCTATCCTTCTGCTTTTTTTACTTTTAACCCTTCAGAAAAAAATCAATTTCAATTAAGTTATAGCAGAAGAGTTGATAGACCAGGAATTGGACAAGTAAATCCTATTAGAGAGTGGAGTACACCATTAATTACTTCTATAGGAAATCCTGCTATTTTACCTCAATTTACAAATTCTTTTGAAGTAAACTACACCCGTAAAATTAAAAATGGTTCTGTAACCTTTGGTACATTTTACAGGGCTATAAGCGATAATATTTCTCGTGTAACATACAAAGATCCAAACGACCCCACGAATGTAAAACAAATTCTTTCTTGGACTAATTTTGATGACACAGATGCATTTGGTTTAGAATTTTCTGTAAACTACAAAGTTGCAAATTGGTGGAGCTTAAATTCTAGTATGGATTTCTACTCTCAAAAACAATTTGGCACGGTAGATTTAGTAAATCCTAATGCTGAAAGACTAGAAGTTACCAACCAAGTTTTTAATTCAAGAATTAGCAATAGCTTTAAAATTTCTAAAAAACTAAATATCCAATTATTTGCCATGTATCGTGGCCCACAAGAAGATATACAATGGAAAACACAAAACATGTGGATGATAAATACTGGGGCCAGTCTAAAGGTTTTGGATGATAAAGGAACCCTTAATTTTAGAGTCAATGATATTTTTAGAGGAATGAAATTTGCCTTTAATTCAGATAGACCTTTTGTGCAAAACGGACAATTTAATTGGGAAAGTCAAACCGCATATCTTGGTTTTAATTACAGATTTGGTAACGGAAAAAATAGAGCGAAACAACGAAGACAACGAGATGATAATATTAAAAGTGGCGGTGGTGGTTTCTAG
- a CDS encoding alpha/beta hydrolase family protein gives MKTKMLLIIVFLATYSYAQENLSYQKPPKEILELADADLAPGVQIDSKGEHMVLLYRNQYKSIAELSEKELRLAGLRINPITNIGSRTTYYTNLKVKKIGDKETKQVTGLPKNPRLSGFSWSPDESMIACLNTTKTGVEVWVLNVSEGNATKITDATINANMRESINWFKDNQHLLIKTLPKNRKPLIDSSTAVPNGPTVSVSDGSKAQNRTYQDLLKTPNDEFNFEQLSSSEIKKVSITGEVKDFLPSDMYRGISFSPDGNYVMITKIKRPFSYLVTYSRFPSESNIYDLNGKLVKTVNNVPLDEVRPKGFMATRTGKRNMEWRDDKPATLVWAEALDNGDPEIKVKYRDAVYQLNAPFNTSPKLILKTLQRFSGIDWGNDDIAIATDYWWNTRNTKTYLFTPSDVNSEAKIISDRSYQDVYSDPGSFVTAKNEFGRNTLAIQGNKIFLMGAGFTEQGQFPFVDEYNVKTNKKKRIYQSEYTDKLETLSSAINMKDGEILVRLESQTAYPNYYIRNIKKKSIKAITAFENPFKSLEDVNKRVINYKRNDGLDLEGTLYLPLNYEKGKKYPMILWAYPREFKDKASAAQSTANPNEFVYPYWGSPIYWITKGYVVLDDAAFPIVGEGSNEPNDTFRTQLVGNAKAAIDAVDNLGFIDRNKVAVGGHSYGAFMTANLLSHSNLFAAGIARSGAYNRTLTPFGFQSEERSYWEAPNVYYNMSPFMHADKMKTPLLLIHGVADNNSGTYPLQSERYFNALKGLGATVRLVMLPKESHGYRAKESIMHMLWEQDQWLDTYVKNKKTINIENTIKN, from the coding sequence ATGAAAACAAAAATGCTACTAATTATAGTATTCTTAGCTACTTATTCGTACGCTCAAGAAAATTTATCATATCAAAAACCTCCTAAAGAAATTTTAGAATTAGCAGATGCAGATTTGGCTCCTGGAGTTCAAATTGACAGTAAAGGTGAACACATGGTACTTCTCTACAGGAATCAATATAAATCCATTGCTGAACTTTCTGAGAAAGAGTTGCGATTAGCTGGATTACGGATTAACCCTATTACTAATATTGGAAGTAGAACTACCTATTATACAAATTTAAAAGTAAAAAAAATTGGAGATAAAGAAACTAAACAAGTAACAGGTTTGCCAAAAAATCCTCGTTTATCAGGTTTTAGTTGGTCTCCAGATGAAAGTATGATTGCTTGTCTAAATACAACAAAAACAGGTGTAGAAGTATGGGTTTTAAATGTAAGTGAAGGAAATGCAACTAAAATTACCGATGCAACTATCAATGCAAATATGAGAGAAAGCATAAATTGGTTTAAAGATAACCAACATTTACTAATTAAAACATTGCCTAAAAATAGAAAACCTTTAATAGATTCTAGTACTGCAGTGCCAAATGGTCCTACAGTTTCAGTTAGTGATGGTTCTAAAGCTCAAAATAGAACATATCAAGATTTATTAAAAACGCCGAATGATGAATTTAATTTTGAACAATTATCATCATCAGAAATAAAAAAAGTTTCTATTACTGGAGAAGTTAAAGACTTTCTTCCTTCTGATATGTATCGGGGAATTAGTTTTTCTCCTGATGGAAATTATGTGATGATTACAAAAATTAAACGCCCTTTTTCTTATTTGGTTACCTATTCGCGTTTTCCAAGTGAAAGCAACATTTATGATCTCAATGGCAAATTGGTAAAAACTGTAAATAATGTTCCCTTAGACGAAGTTAGACCCAAAGGTTTTATGGCTACAAGAACAGGAAAACGTAATATGGAATGGAGAGATGACAAACCAGCAACCTTAGTTTGGGCAGAAGCTCTAGACAATGGAGACCCGGAGATAAAAGTGAAGTATAGAGATGCTGTATACCAATTAAATGCTCCTTTTAATACTAGCCCTAAACTGATTTTAAAAACTTTACAACGTTTTTCAGGTATTGACTGGGGAAATGATGACATCGCTATCGCAACTGACTATTGGTGGAACACTAGAAATACAAAAACATATTTATTTACCCCATCTGATGTTAACAGCGAAGCAAAAATAATTTCTGACAGAAGTTATCAAGATGTTTACAGCGACCCTGGATCCTTTGTTACTGCTAAAAATGAGTTTGGTAGAAACACACTAGCCATACAAGGCAATAAAATCTTCTTGATGGGTGCTGGTTTTACTGAGCAAGGACAATTTCCGTTTGTTGATGAGTATAATGTAAAAACCAATAAAAAGAAGCGTATCTATCAATCTGAGTATACAGATAAATTGGAGACGTTGAGCTCAGCAATTAACATGAAAGATGGAGAGATCTTAGTTCGTCTTGAATCACAAACAGCATATCCAAATTATTACATTCGAAATATAAAAAAGAAAAGTATCAAAGCAATTACTGCTTTTGAAAATCCTTTTAAAAGCTTAGAAGATGTAAATAAACGTGTTATTAACTATAAACGTAATGATGGATTAGATTTAGAAGGCACGCTTTATTTACCACTTAACTATGAAAAAGGTAAAAAATACCCGATGATTTTATGGGCATATCCAAGAGAATTTAAAGATAAAGCTAGTGCTGCACAAAGTACTGCAAACCCAAATGAATTTGTATACCCTTACTGGGGATCTCCAATTTACTGGATTACAAAAGGGTATGTAGTTTTAGATGATGCTGCTTTTCCTATTGTTGGTGAAGGATCTAACGAACCTAATGACACTTTTAGAACGCAATTAGTGGGTAATGCAAAAGCAGCAATTGATGCTGTAGACAATTTAGGTTTTATAGACAGAAATAAAGTGGCTGTTGGTGGTCATAGTTATGGCGCTTTTATGACAGCCAATTTATTATCGCATTCCAATCTTTTTGCTGCAGGAATAGCTAGAAGTGGCGCTTATAATAGAACGTTAACACCTTTTGGTTTTCAAAGTGAAGAACGAAGTTATTGGGAAGCTCCGAATGTTTATTACAATATGTCTCCTTTTATGCATGCTGATAAAATGAAAACTCCTTTATTATTAATTCATGGAGTTGCAGACAATAACTCAGGTACTTATCCTTTACAAAGTGAGCGATATTTTAATGCTTTAAAAGGTTTAGGCGCAACCGTAAGATTAGTAATGCTACCCAAAGAGAGTCATGGGTATCGTGCAAAAGAATCTATTATGCATATGCTTTGGGAACAAGATCAATGGTTAGATACCTATGTAAAAAATAAAAAGACCATAAATATCGAGAATACCATTAAAAACTAA
- a CDS encoding T9SS C-terminal target domain-containing protein, with translation MIKKILFMLFLGILTIVFSQEKTINKFSVAPNPYTQQTNITFKANTKSILIFRVKNVYKKYVYTKIDTNSILFSKNDLVAEMDVYRIQNKNKIVSKRFVI, from the coding sequence ATGATAAAAAAAATACTTTTTATGCTATTTTTAGGCATTTTAACTATTGTCTTTTCGCAAGAAAAAACAATTAACAAGTTCTCTGTAGCTCCAAATCCTTATACACAGCAAACAAATATTACTTTTAAAGCAAATACGAAATCCATCCTTATTTTTCGAGTAAAAAATGTTTACAAAAAATATGTTTACACTAAAATTGATACAAATAGCATTCTTTTTTCTAAAAATGATTTAGTTGCCGAAATGGATGTCTATCGCATACAAAACAAAAATAAAATAGTTTCTAAAAGATTTGTAATTTAA
- a CDS encoding 3-oxoacyl-ACP synthase III family protein, translated as MYNSKITGLGYYVPENVVTNNDLKEFMDTSDEWIQERTGIKERRWIDPKTGDNTSSMGAKAAKIAIERAGLTKDDIDFIVFATLSPDMYFPGGGVRVQDMLDMPTIGALDVRNQCSGFIYAMSVADQFIKTGMYKNILVIGSENHSGGLEKSTRGRGVTVIFGDGAGAAILSRSEEKGKGILSTHLHSEGKHARELMLEGPATGRWVPEILAENNPDDQSYFPYMNGQFVFKHAVVRFSEAIVEGLQANNLQKEDIDMLIPHQANLRIAQFIQKKFRLSDDQVHNNIQKYGNTTAASVIIALTEAWELGKIKENDLVVLAAFGSGFTWGSVVMRW; from the coding sequence ATGTATAATTCAAAAATAACGGGTCTTGGATACTATGTTCCTGAAAATGTTGTGACCAACAATGACTTAAAGGAGTTTATGGATACTTCTGATGAATGGATTCAGGAAAGAACTGGTATTAAGGAGCGTCGATGGATCGACCCCAAAACTGGTGATAACACCTCTTCCATGGGAGCAAAAGCTGCCAAAATAGCCATAGAAAGAGCGGGTTTAACCAAAGATGATATTGACTTTATTGTCTTTGCAACTTTGAGTCCGGATATGTATTTTCCTGGAGGTGGAGTTCGTGTACAAGATATGTTAGATATGCCAACGATTGGTGCTTTAGATGTTCGTAATCAGTGTTCTGGATTTATATATGCTATGTCAGTTGCAGATCAATTTATAAAAACAGGGATGTATAAAAACATTTTGGTCATTGGTTCTGAAAATCATTCTGGAGGATTAGAAAAATCGACTAGAGGTAGAGGTGTTACTGTAATTTTTGGAGATGGAGCAGGAGCTGCAATTTTATCGAGAAGTGAGGAAAAGGGGAAAGGAATATTGTCAACTCATTTACATTCAGAAGGGAAACACGCCAGAGAATTAATGCTAGAAGGACCAGCGACAGGAAGATGGGTTCCAGAAATTTTAGCTGAAAATAATCCAGATGATCAGTCGTATTTTCCGTATATGAACGGACAATTTGTTTTTAAGCATGCTGTTGTTCGTTTTTCTGAGGCCATTGTAGAAGGCTTACAAGCCAATAATCTGCAGAAAGAAGATATTGATATGTTAATTCCTCATCAAGCGAATTTAAGGATTGCACAATTTATTCAAAAGAAATTTAGATTGTCTGATGATCAGGTGCATAACAACATTCAAAAATATGGCAACACAACAGCAGCTTCTGTAATTATTGCTTTAACAGAAGCTTGGGAATTGGGTAAAATAAAGGAAAATGATTTGGTTGTTTTAGCTGCTTTTGGTAGCGGTTTTACTTGGGGAAGTGTGGTAATGCGTTGGTAA
- a CDS encoding Gfo/Idh/MocA family protein gives MNRKDFLSLSTKAAVFLGLSTTVSCKEETIEQTNALLHKSAKGTAFGLKAPKIDNVRVGIIGAGNRGQTLIQMFDWLVKNNNATVVAISDLRKEKTDKLNAHLKKTHNTTADAYFGNPDEWKKMVNRDDIDLLIIATPWELHTEMCLYGMEKGKHVASEVPIGYTLDDCWKLVETAERTQQHCMMMENCCFNNEELWVLNMINQGVFGDLTHAEGAYIHDLRKHLLDETYYEDQWRIKHHLKKDGNFYTTHGLGPISQYMDIGRGDTFDHVVSMSSREKGLSDAAKRAGIDKFSNVKCGDMNTSMIKTKLGKTIMLQFDVHSGRPYDRLNTVIGTKAVHEGYPSKLYINEEQLAWWGHQWLEKDQYDAYREKYNHPLWSKLKTQISDNSVGHGGMDFVMIFRLIRCLNKGLPLDINVYDSVLWSAITPLSELSVAQNSTSIKVPDFTGGTWKNKNTTEMLRDI, from the coding sequence ATGAACAGAAAAGATTTTTTATCACTCTCTACAAAAGCCGCCGTTTTTTTGGGTTTATCAACTACCGTTTCTTGCAAAGAAGAAACCATAGAGCAAACAAATGCCTTACTTCATAAAAGCGCAAAAGGTACTGCCTTTGGTCTTAAAGCTCCTAAAATTGACAATGTAAGAGTTGGTATTATTGGCGCGGGCAATAGAGGACAAACATTAATTCAAATGTTTGATTGGTTGGTAAAAAATAACAATGCTACTGTGGTTGCTATTTCTGATTTACGAAAAGAAAAAACTGACAAATTAAATGCACATCTTAAAAAAACACATAACACAACTGCGGATGCTTATTTCGGAAATCCTGATGAATGGAAAAAAATGGTTAATCGAGATGATATTGATTTACTAATCATTGCAACTCCTTGGGAACTGCATACAGAAATGTGTTTGTATGGAATGGAAAAAGGCAAGCATGTAGCTTCTGAAGTACCCATCGGATATACTTTAGACGATTGTTGGAAATTGGTTGAAACTGCAGAAAGAACCCAGCAACATTGTATGATGATGGAAAACTGCTGTTTTAATAATGAAGAATTATGGGTTTTAAATATGATAAATCAAGGTGTTTTTGGCGATTTAACACACGCAGAAGGTGCTTACATTCACGATTTAAGAAAACATTTATTAGATGAAACCTATTACGAAGACCAATGGCGTATAAAACATCATTTAAAAAAAGATGGAAATTTCTATACAACGCACGGTTTAGGGCCTATTAGCCAATATATGGATATTGGTCGTGGCGATACTTTTGATCATGTAGTTTCTATGAGTTCTCGTGAAAAAGGATTGAGTGATGCGGCAAAACGAGCCGGAATTGATAAATTCTCTAACGTGAAATGTGGTGATATGAACACCTCCATGATTAAAACCAAGTTAGGAAAAACCATAATGCTGCAATTTGATGTACATTCTGGCAGACCTTATGATCGTTTAAATACTGTTATCGGAACCAAAGCGGTGCATGAAGGATATCCATCAAAATTATATATCAATGAAGAGCAATTGGCTTGGTGGGGGCATCAATGGCTCGAAAAGGACCAATATGACGCTTATAGAGAAAAATACAACCATCCGCTTTGGAGCAAATTAAAAACACAAATTTCTGATAATTCTGTAGGCCATGGAGGAATGGATTTTGTCATGATTTTTAGGTTAATACGCTGTTTAAATAAAGGATTACCATTAGATATTAACGTATATGACAGTGTTTTATGGAGCGCTATTACACCGCTTTCAGAATTATCTGTAGCCCAAAATAGTACTTCTATTAAAGTTCCCGATTTTACTGGGGGAACTTGGAAAAACAAAAATACAACTGAAATGTTGAGGGATATTTAA
- a CDS encoding ribonuclease Z, whose product MSLKLTILGCHSATPRANAFPTSQYLEINNKHFLIDCGEGTQRQMRKYKVGFSKIDHIFISHLHGDHFYGLVGLLATYGILSREKELHIYGPKGIKEVTLLQLKVSQSHAKYPMIFHELTSKKSELIFEDAKVSVQTIPLNHRVYTNGYLFTEKENSRKLHIQNISNYKEIGKADYLNIKAGRDVMLSTGEVIPNDELTLPPKKPLSFAFCSDTFYKPAIIPIIKNVDLLYHEATFLADREDLAQKTKHSTSAQAAQIAKNAEVGQLIIGHFSGRYKDISLFQKEATAIFKNTQLAAPGKVFKIE is encoded by the coding sequence ATGAGTTTAAAACTTACTATTTTAGGTTGTCATTCTGCAACACCAAGAGCAAATGCTTTTCCTACTTCTCAGTATTTAGAAATAAATAACAAACACTTTTTAATAGATTGTGGTGAAGGTACGCAGCGCCAAATGAGAAAATATAAAGTTGGATTTTCTAAAATAGATCATATTTTTATTTCACATTTGCACGGAGACCATTTTTATGGTTTGGTTGGTTTATTAGCAACTTATGGTATTTTAAGTAGAGAAAAAGAATTGCACATTTACGGCCCAAAAGGCATCAAAGAAGTAACGCTTTTACAATTAAAAGTCTCTCAATCTCATGCAAAATATCCTATGATTTTTCATGAATTAACGTCTAAAAAAAGCGAACTTATTTTTGAAGACGCTAAAGTTTCTGTACAAACGATTCCTTTAAATCATCGTGTATATACCAACGGATATTTATTTACAGAAAAAGAAAACTCAAGAAAACTGCATATTCAAAACATCAGCAATTATAAAGAAATAGGCAAAGCAGATTATTTAAATATTAAAGCAGGCAGAGATGTAATGCTATCAACAGGAGAAGTAATACCTAATGATGAATTAACGCTACCTCCAAAAAAACCTTTAAGCTTTGCTTTTTGCAGCGACACCTTTTATAAACCAGCCATTATACCTATTATTAAAAATGTAGATTTGTTATACCATGAAGCTACTTTTTTAGCGGATAGAGAAGATTTAGCCCAAAAAACAAAACATTCTACTTCTGCACAAGCGGCTCAAATTGCTAAAAATGCTGAAGTAGGCCAATTAATTATTGGTCATTTCTCTGGTAGGTATAAAGATATTTCTTTGTTTCAAAAAGAAGCAACAGCAATTTTTAAAAACACTCAATTAGCAGCACCAGGAAAAGTATTCAAAATAGAATAG
- a CDS encoding GLPGLI family protein, whose protein sequence is MKSIVLKSVLFVALTLFSFNINAQKISGKATYMSKAKMELGNWGARLSEARKKEVAARLKNRLEKTYVLSFNNIESSFLEEEKIDAISGATDSWGGYFSRGDHYKNISDQKLVQSQEFYGKRFLVKDDLYKINWTMGTETKKIGEYTCYKAKAFIPSAELSWYDFSWSDLAPSNDAAEGDEKVEEKLTIVEAWYTPQIPVSQGPAEFWGLPGLILEVSANNTTLLCIEVAISKDDKVSIVAPEKGKEITKKEYTLTVREKMVEMRNNRMGRRRG, encoded by the coding sequence ATGAAATCAATTGTTTTAAAATCCGTTTTATTTGTTGCTTTAACGTTGTTTTCTTTCAATATAAATGCGCAAAAGATTAGCGGTAAGGCAACATACATGTCTAAAGCTAAAATGGAACTTGGTAATTGGGGAGCAAGATTAAGTGAAGCTAGAAAAAAAGAAGTGGCTGCTCGATTAAAGAATAGATTAGAAAAAACGTATGTATTAAGTTTTAATAATATAGAGTCTTCTTTTTTAGAAGAGGAAAAAATTGATGCAATTTCGGGAGCTACCGATTCTTGGGGAGGGTATTTTTCTAGAGGAGATCATTATAAAAATATTAGTGATCAGAAATTAGTTCAAAGTCAAGAATTTTATGGAAAACGTTTTTTAGTTAAAGATGATTTGTATAAGATTAATTGGACAATGGGTACAGAGACTAAAAAAATTGGCGAGTATACTTGTTACAAAGCAAAAGCTTTTATTCCGTCAGCTGAATTAAGTTGGTATGATTTTTCTTGGAGTGATTTAGCACCAAGCAACGACGCTGCAGAAGGTGATGAAAAAGTAGAGGAGAAATTAACAATCGTAGAAGCATGGTATACGCCTCAAATCCCTGTAAGTCAAGGGCCAGCAGAATTTTGGGGTTTACCCGGTTTAATTTTAGAAGTAAGCGCAAACAACACAACATTATTATGTATTGAAGTTGCTATCAGTAAAGATGATAAAGTGTCAATTGTAGCTCCAGAAAAAGGAAAAGAGATTACAAAAAAAGAATATACATTAACGGTACGAGAAAAAATGGTTGAAATGAGAAATAATAGAATGGGAAGAAGGCGAGGTTAA
- a CDS encoding response regulator transcription factor: MTHKNINAIYHKIFDSYPLVEIEEHIKKLIELDYYYPYNSTFYCITNTVHQNFEYISKNFTACTGLSRDKMKSGGMEYFWSLFHPEDVDLWIKSLTDLMTFTMTELNDEQRKRMSYTWNYRIKIGHDLYANIIQNTTPLQFDDLNKPIIGLAHYTVLDGNVKMDICATAKYLNDKNEYETLFYQNKSTSYLLDIISNRERDIIRLLITKKTSEEIAKNLNISRHTVDTHRRNILKKLKLDSTFELIAYFKSNPKLI; the protein is encoded by the coding sequence ATGACCCATAAAAACATAAATGCTATTTATCATAAAATTTTTGACTCGTATCCTCTAGTTGAAATTGAAGAACACATTAAAAAATTAATTGAATTAGATTATTATTATCCTTACAACTCAACATTTTATTGTATTACCAATACCGTTCATCAAAATTTTGAATATATCAGTAAAAATTTTACCGCCTGCACAGGTTTATCCAGAGATAAAATGAAATCGGGTGGTATGGAATATTTTTGGTCTCTTTTTCATCCAGAGGACGTTGATCTTTGGATTAAAAGTTTAACCGATTTAATGACTTTTACGATGACAGAATTGAATGATGAGCAGCGTAAAAGAATGAGTTATACTTGGAATTATAGAATTAAAATTGGTCATGACTTGTATGCAAATATCATTCAAAATACAACTCCCTTGCAGTTTGATGATTTGAATAAACCTATTATCGGTTTGGCACATTATACCGTTTTAGACGGAAATGTAAAGATGGATATTTGTGCCACTGCCAAATATTTAAATGATAAAAATGAATATGAAACCTTATTTTATCAGAATAAATCCACTTCATACCTTCTTGATATCATAAGCAATAGAGAAAGAGATATTATTCGTTTATTAATCACAAAAAAAACGAGTGAAGAAATTGCTAAAAACTTAAATATTAGTAGACACACCGTGGATACTCACAGAAGAAATATCCTTAAAAAATTAAAACTTGATTCTACTTTTGAGTTAATTGCTTATTTTAAAAGCAATCCAAAATTAATATAA